From a single Mycolicibacterium moriokaense genomic region:
- a CDS encoding NuoB/complex I 20 kDa subunit family protein, which translates to MGIEEKLPGGILLSTVEKVAGYIRKGSLWPATFGLACCAIEMMATAGPRFDISRFGMERFSATPRQADLMIVAGRVSQKMAPVLRQIYDQMAEPKWVLSMGVCASSGGMFNNYAIVQGVDHIVPVDIYLPGCPPRPEMLLHAILKLHDKIQEMPLGVHREEAIREAEKAALSVTPTIELKGLLR; encoded by the coding sequence ATGGGAATAGAGGAAAAGCTGCCCGGCGGGATCCTGCTCTCGACGGTGGAGAAGGTCGCCGGCTATATCCGCAAGGGCTCGCTGTGGCCGGCGACGTTCGGGCTGGCCTGCTGTGCGATCGAGATGATGGCCACGGCCGGCCCGCGGTTCGACATCTCACGGTTTGGTATGGAGCGGTTCTCGGCGACCCCGCGCCAAGCCGATCTGATGATCGTCGCAGGTCGGGTCAGCCAGAAGATGGCCCCGGTGCTACGCCAGATCTACGACCAGATGGCCGAACCCAAATGGGTGCTGTCGATGGGGGTGTGCGCGTCCTCGGGCGGGATGTTCAATAACTACGCCATCGTCCAGGGCGTCGATCACATCGTCCCGGTCGACATCTACCTGCCCGGCTGCCCACCGCGCCCGGAGATGCTGCTGCACGCAATCCTCAAGCTGCACGACAAGATTCAAGAGATGCCGCTGGGCGTTCACCGCGAGGAGGCGATCCGCGAAGCCGAGAAGGCTGCCCTTTCGGTCACCCCGACCATCGAGCTCAAGGGTTTGCTGCGGTGA
- a CDS encoding NADH-quinone oxidoreductase subunit C, with product MFGARGSGDTSGYGRLIRPVALPGSSPRPYGGYFDDVVDTLEAALGEDGYAESIERVVVYRDELTLEVDRTQLPTVAQALRDDPGLRFELCLGVSGVHYPEDKGRELHAVYPLMSITHNRRIRVEVATPDEDPHIPSLYGVYPTVDWHERETYDFFGIIFDGHPALTRIEMPDDWVGHPQRKDYPLGGIPVQYHGAEIPPPDQRRAYN from the coding sequence ATGTTCGGGGCCCGAGGATCCGGCGACACGTCGGGCTACGGCCGCCTCATCCGCCCGGTGGCACTGCCCGGCAGCTCGCCCCGCCCCTACGGCGGTTACTTCGACGACGTCGTCGACACCCTGGAAGCCGCGCTCGGTGAGGACGGCTATGCCGAGTCGATCGAGCGGGTCGTCGTCTACCGCGATGAGCTGACCTTGGAGGTCGACCGCACGCAGTTGCCCACGGTGGCGCAGGCGCTGCGCGACGATCCCGGGTTGCGGTTCGAATTGTGTCTGGGGGTCAGCGGGGTGCATTACCCCGAGGACAAGGGCCGTGAGCTGCATGCGGTGTACCCGCTGATGTCGATCACGCACAACCGCCGTATCCGGGTGGAGGTGGCCACTCCGGATGAGGATCCGCACATCCCGTCGCTGTACGGCGTGTATCCGACCGTGGACTGGCATGAGCGCGAAACCTACGACTTCTTCGGGATCATCTTCGACGGCCATCCCGCCCTGACGCGTATCGAAATGCCCGACGACTGGGTGGGACACCCGCAACGCAAGGACTACCCGTTGGGCGGAATCCCGGTGCAGTACCACGGCGCCGAGATCCCGCCGCCCGATCAGCGGAGGGCCTACAACTAA
- a CDS encoding NADH-quinone oxidoreductase subunit D: MSTSPTPPESGGGTETVVVVGGQDWDQVVEAAKQNAAAHAGERIVVNMGPQHPSTHGVLRLILEIEGETIVEIRCGIGYLHTGIEKNLEFRTWTQGVTFVTRMDYLSPLFNETVYCLAVEKLLGVTDDIPERASVIRVMMMELNRISSHLVALATGGMELGSMGAMFYGFREREQILSIFETITGLRMNNAYIRPGGVAMDLPEEAIPQIRHMLELMPKRLKDLEDLLSENLIWKARTQGIGYLDLTGCIALGVTGPVLRSTGLPHDLRKAQPYCGYETYDFDVITDDACDSYGRYLIRVKELHESLKIIAQCVDRLDVPNPGPVMIEDKKLAWPADLKLGPDGLGNSPEHIAKIMGHSMEGLIHHFKLVTEGIRVPPGQVYVAVESPRGELGVHMVSDGGTRPYRVHYRDPSFNNLQAVAAMCEGGMVADAITAVASIDPVMGGVDR; encoded by the coding sequence ATGAGCACATCGCCAACCCCGCCCGAATCGGGCGGCGGTACCGAAACCGTGGTCGTCGTCGGCGGACAGGACTGGGACCAGGTCGTCGAAGCCGCCAAACAGAACGCCGCCGCGCACGCCGGTGAACGCATCGTCGTGAATATGGGTCCGCAGCATCCGTCCACCCATGGGGTGTTGCGGTTGATCCTGGAGATCGAGGGCGAGACGATCGTCGAGATCCGCTGCGGGATCGGCTATCTACACACCGGCATCGAGAAGAACCTCGAATTCCGCACCTGGACCCAGGGCGTGACCTTCGTGACCCGCATGGACTACCTGTCCCCGCTGTTCAACGAAACCGTCTACTGCCTCGCGGTGGAGAAACTGCTCGGCGTCACCGACGACATCCCCGAACGCGCCAGCGTCATCCGCGTGATGATGATGGAACTCAACCGCATCTCCAGCCACCTGGTCGCCCTGGCCACCGGCGGCATGGAACTGGGCTCCATGGGCGCGATGTTCTACGGCTTCCGCGAACGCGAACAAATCCTGTCGATCTTCGAAACCATCACCGGGCTACGGATGAACAACGCCTACATCCGCCCCGGCGGTGTCGCGATGGATCTACCCGAGGAAGCCATCCCCCAGATCCGCCACATGCTCGAGCTGATGCCCAAACGGCTCAAAGACCTCGAAGACCTGCTGAGCGAGAACTTGATCTGGAAGGCCCGCACCCAGGGCATCGGCTACCTGGATCTGACCGGCTGTATCGCGCTGGGGGTCACCGGGCCGGTGCTGCGCTCTACCGGCCTGCCGCATGATCTGCGTAAGGCCCAACCCTACTGCGGGTATGAGACCTACGACTTCGACGTCATCACCGACGACGCCTGCGACTCCTACGGCCGGTATCTGATCCGGGTCAAAGAACTGCACGAGTCGCTGAAGATCATCGCCCAGTGTGTGGATCGGTTGGATGTGCCCAATCCGGGGCCGGTGATGATCGAAGACAAGAAACTCGCCTGGCCCGCCGACCTCAAACTCGGCCCCGACGGGTTGGGTAACTCCCCCGAACACATCGCCAAAATCATGGGCCACTCCATGGAAGGGCTGATCCACCACTTCAAACTCGTCACCGAAGGCATCCGCGTCCCACCTGGACAGGTCTACGTCGCCGTGGAATCCCCCCGCGGCGAACTCGGTGTGCACATGGTCTCCGACGGCGGCACCCGCCCCTACCGCGTGCACTACCGCGACCCCTCCTTCAACAACCTCCAAGCCGTGGCAGCCATGTGCGAAGGCGGCATGGTCGCCGACGCCATCACCGCCGTCGCATCCATCGACCCCGTCATGGGAGGCGTCGACCGATGA
- the nuoE gene encoding NADH-quinone oxidoreductase subunit NuoE, with translation MTVFLELGQRPDEPGPPIQGPKTYPADVAARLAADAETIIAKYPHNRSALLPLLHLVQSEDGCLTPAGIAFCAKQLGLTDAEVTAVATFYSMYRRTPTGEYLVGVCTNTLCAIMGGDAILDTLQEHLGVHAGETTPDGRVTLEHIECNAACDYAPVVMVNWEFFDNQTPSSARDLVDALREGRPPVPTRGAPLCTFKETARVLAGLPDPEAAAAQTPAGNATLAGLRIAKERGMEAPAVDAVTDSASGPDDAKVAAEATRDQPAAGPSATVPPEPNKPETDPKATDSKE, from the coding sequence ATGACCGTATTCCTCGAGCTCGGTCAGCGACCCGACGAGCCCGGCCCACCGATCCAGGGCCCCAAGACATATCCCGCCGACGTGGCCGCGCGCCTGGCGGCCGATGCCGAGACGATCATCGCCAAGTATCCGCACAACCGCTCGGCATTGCTGCCGCTGCTGCACCTCGTCCAGTCCGAGGACGGGTGCCTGACACCGGCGGGAATCGCGTTCTGCGCCAAGCAGTTGGGCCTGACCGACGCCGAAGTCACCGCAGTGGCGACGTTCTACTCGATGTACCGTCGCACGCCGACCGGTGAGTACCTGGTCGGGGTGTGCACCAACACCCTGTGCGCGATCATGGGCGGCGACGCGATCCTCGACACGCTACAAGAGCACCTGGGTGTGCACGCCGGTGAAACCACCCCCGACGGCCGCGTCACCCTCGAACACATCGAGTGCAACGCCGCCTGCGACTACGCACCCGTCGTCATGGTCAACTGGGAATTCTTCGACAACCAAACACCATCCTCGGCCCGCGACCTCGTCGATGCACTGCGCGAGGGCCGACCACCCGTCCCAACCCGCGGTGCGCCGCTGTGCACGTTCAAGGAGACTGCGAGAGTGCTTGCGGGCCTGCCCGATCCGGAGGCGGCCGCGGCACAGACACCGGCCGGAAACGCCACTCTCGCGGGGCTGCGCATCGCGAAGGAACGCGGCATGGAGGCGCCCGCGGTCGACGCGGTGACAGACTCGGCCAGTGGACCCGACGACGCGAAGGTCGCCGCAGAGGCCACGAGGGACCAGCCCGCGGCGGGCCCGTCGGCCACGGTGCCGCCCGAGCCGAATAAGCCCGAAACCGACCCGAAGGCAACGGATTCGAAAGAATGA
- the nuoF gene encoding NADH-quinone oxidoreductase subunit NuoF, giving the protein MTPLTPVLSRFWDEPEPWSMETYRRHDGYRALERALAMDPDDLIATVKDSGLRGRGGAGFPTGTKWSFIPQDDTGAGAKPHYLVVNADESEPGTCKDIPLMLTTPHFLVEGVIIAAYAIRAHHAFIYVRGEVVPVLRRLQAAVAEAYDAGYLGTNILDSGFDLELIVHAGAGAYICGEETALLDSLEGRRGQPRLRPPFPAVAGLYASPTVVNNVESIASVPPVLLNGVDWFRSMGSEKSPGFTLYSLSGHVTTPGQYEAPLGITMRELLEYAGGIRAGHKLKFWTPGGSSTPLLTDEHLDVPLDYEGMASVGTMLGTKALQVFDETTCVVRAVRRWTQFYAHESCGKCTPCREGTYWLAQIYERLETGRGTEADIDKLLDIADNINGKSFCALGDGAAAPILSSIKYFRDEYVEHLAGGCPFDPHASTLMATEGVGV; this is encoded by the coding sequence ATGACACCACTGACTCCCGTGTTGAGCCGGTTCTGGGACGAACCTGAACCCTGGTCGATGGAGACCTACCGTCGCCATGACGGCTACCGTGCGCTGGAGCGCGCGCTCGCCATGGATCCCGACGATCTCATCGCCACCGTGAAGGACTCGGGCCTGCGTGGGCGTGGTGGCGCAGGGTTCCCGACGGGTACCAAGTGGTCGTTCATTCCCCAGGACGACACGGGGGCGGGCGCCAAGCCGCACTATCTGGTGGTCAACGCCGACGAGTCCGAACCCGGTACGTGCAAAGACATTCCGCTGATGCTGACCACGCCGCACTTCCTGGTCGAGGGCGTCATTATCGCGGCCTACGCGATCCGGGCGCACCACGCGTTCATCTACGTCCGCGGCGAGGTCGTACCGGTGCTGCGGCGCCTGCAGGCCGCGGTCGCCGAGGCGTACGACGCCGGCTATCTCGGCACCAACATTCTGGACTCGGGCTTCGATCTCGAACTCATCGTGCACGCCGGCGCGGGCGCCTACATCTGCGGCGAGGAGACAGCGCTGCTGGACTCGCTGGAGGGTCGACGCGGGCAGCCGCGCCTGCGCCCGCCGTTTCCGGCGGTTGCGGGCCTGTACGCGTCGCCGACGGTGGTCAACAACGTCGAATCGATCGCCAGCGTCCCGCCCGTGCTGCTCAACGGGGTCGACTGGTTCCGGTCGATGGGCAGCGAGAAATCGCCCGGCTTCACGCTGTATTCGCTGTCGGGTCACGTCACCACGCCCGGACAGTACGAGGCGCCACTGGGCATCACGATGCGCGAGCTGCTCGAGTACGCCGGCGGAATAAGGGCGGGCCACAAGCTGAAGTTCTGGACGCCCGGCGGCTCGTCCACGCCGCTGCTCACCGACGAACATCTCGACGTGCCACTGGATTACGAGGGCATGGCGAGCGTCGGGACGATGCTCGGCACCAAGGCGTTGCAGGTGTTCGACGAGACCACCTGCGTGGTGCGTGCGGTGCGGCGCTGGACGCAGTTCTACGCACACGAATCGTGTGGCAAGTGCACACCGTGCCGAGAGGGCACCTACTGGCTGGCGCAGATCTACGAGCGGCTCGAGACCGGCAGGGGCACCGAAGCCGACATCGACAAGCTGCTGGACATCGCCGACAACATCAACGGGAAGTCGTTCTGCGCGTTGGGTGACGGCGCCGCCGCACCGATCCTGTCGTCGATCAAGTACTTCCGCGACGAGTACGTCGAGCACCTGGCCGGCGGATGTCCGTTCGACCCGCACGCCTCGACGCTGATGGCAACGGAAGGGGTGGGGGTCTAG
- a CDS encoding NADH-quinone oxidoreductase subunit G has product MTVTEPAHDAPAVEMVNLTIDGIEVSVPKGTLVIRAAELIGIQIPRFCDHPLLDPVGACRQCLVEVEGQRKPMASCTITCTPDMVVRTQLTSEAADKAQQGVMELLLINHPLDCPVCDKGGECPLQNQAMSNGRAETRFEDVKRTFPKPINISSEVLLDRERCVLCARCTRFSQQIAGDPFIELLERGALQQVGIAPGEPFQSYYSGNTVQICPVGALTGAAYRFRARPFDLVSSPSVCEHCASGCAQRTDHRRGKVLRRLSGDDPEVNEEWNCDKGRWAFTYTTQGDRITTPLVRENGELRPASWSEAITVASEALAAARGSAGVLPGGRLTVEDAYAYSKFARMVLHTNDIDFRARAHSAEEAEFLAAHIAGQPMTVTYADLEKAPAILLAGLEPEEESPIVFLRLRKAVRKHGLQVKSIAPFATRSLGKLSGQLIATAPGGEGAALDALADDTLLKLPGAIILVGERLATSPGALSAASRLATATGARLAWIPRRAGERGALEAGALPGLLPGGRPLADAAAREQTAAGWNIGEVPSTPGRDTTAILDAARAGELGALVVGGVELADLPDPDAALAALDAAPFVLSLEMRESAVTERADVVFPVAPVVEKAGAFVNWEGRTRPFEAALQTNAIPDRRVLAFLADELGYDLNVPSALVAGEEMARLGLWAGERPSAPSVPPAQPAQPGTGQAVLAGWRLLLDEGRLQDGEPHLAGTAREPVTRLSAATAAEIGVADDDLVTVRTERGEITLPLSITDMPDGVVWLPLNSPGSAVHRQLGVTPGTVVSIGRTQR; this is encoded by the coding sequence ATGACCGTGACCGAACCGGCCCACGACGCCCCCGCTGTCGAGATGGTGAACCTCACCATCGACGGCATCGAGGTCAGTGTGCCCAAGGGCACCTTGGTGATTCGGGCCGCCGAGCTGATCGGCATCCAGATCCCGAGGTTCTGCGATCACCCGCTGCTCGACCCGGTGGGGGCCTGCCGGCAGTGCCTCGTCGAGGTCGAGGGCCAGCGCAAGCCGATGGCCTCGTGCACGATCACCTGCACACCGGACATGGTGGTGCGCACCCAGTTGACGTCGGAGGCCGCGGACAAGGCGCAGCAGGGCGTCATGGAGCTGCTGCTGATCAACCATCCGCTCGACTGCCCGGTATGCGACAAGGGCGGCGAGTGCCCGCTACAGAACCAGGCGATGTCCAACGGGCGGGCCGAAACCCGCTTCGAGGACGTCAAGCGAACCTTCCCCAAACCGATCAACATCTCGTCCGAGGTGCTGCTGGACCGCGAACGCTGCGTGCTGTGCGCGCGCTGCACCCGTTTCTCCCAGCAGATCGCCGGTGACCCCTTCATCGAACTGCTCGAACGCGGTGCGCTGCAGCAGGTCGGCATCGCCCCCGGCGAACCGTTCCAGTCGTACTACTCCGGCAATACCGTGCAGATCTGCCCCGTCGGCGCGCTCACCGGTGCGGCGTACCGCTTCCGCGCCCGGCCGTTCGACCTGGTGTCCAGCCCCAGCGTCTGTGAACACTGCGCCTCGGGGTGCGCTCAGCGCACCGACCACCGCCGCGGAAAGGTCTTGCGCCGGTTGTCCGGTGACGACCCGGAAGTCAACGAGGAATGGAACTGCGACAAGGGCCGGTGGGCGTTCACCTACACCACCCAGGGCGATCGCATCACCACTCCCCTGGTCCGCGAAAACGGTGAGCTTCGACCGGCGTCGTGGTCGGAGGCCATCACCGTGGCGTCCGAGGCACTCGCCGCCGCCCGCGGCAGCGCTGGCGTGCTGCCCGGCGGACGGTTGACCGTCGAGGATGCCTACGCCTACTCCAAGTTCGCCCGAATGGTGCTGCACACCAACGACATCGACTTCCGCGCCCGTGCACACAGCGCTGAGGAGGCCGAGTTCCTCGCCGCGCATATCGCCGGACAGCCGATGACGGTCACCTACGCCGATCTGGAGAAGGCGCCCGCAATCCTGCTGGCCGGCCTCGAGCCCGAAGAGGAATCGCCGATCGTGTTCCTGCGGCTGCGCAAGGCCGTCCGCAAGCACGGGCTTCAGGTCAAGTCGATTGCACCGTTCGCCACCCGGTCGCTGGGCAAGCTGAGCGGACAGCTGATCGCGACGGCGCCCGGCGGTGAGGGTGCGGCGCTTGACGCGCTGGCCGACGACACCCTGCTGAAGCTGCCCGGCGCCATCATCCTCGTCGGCGAACGCCTGGCCACCTCGCCCGGAGCGCTCTCCGCCGCAAGCAGATTGGCCACCGCGACCGGTGCGCGACTCGCGTGGATACCGCGACGTGCCGGTGAGCGCGGCGCCTTGGAGGCCGGGGCACTGCCCGGCCTGCTGCCCGGCGGCCGACCCCTCGCCGACGCCGCTGCGCGCGAACAGACCGCGGCGGGATGGAATATCGGTGAGGTGCCGAGCACGCCGGGCCGCGACACCACCGCCATCCTCGACGCGGCCCGCGCGGGTGAGTTGGGGGCGCTGGTGGTCGGCGGTGTGGAACTCGCTGACCTGCCCGACCCGGACGCCGCCCTCGCGGCCCTCGACGCCGCACCGTTCGTACTGAGCCTCGAAATGCGCGAGAGCGCGGTCACCGAACGAGCCGACGTGGTCTTCCCGGTGGCACCCGTCGTCGAGAAGGCCGGCGCATTCGTCAACTGGGAGGGCAGGACTCGCCCCTTCGAGGCGGCGTTGCAGACCAACGCCATACCCGACCGGCGGGTGCTGGCGTTCCTCGCCGACGAGCTCGGGTACGACCTCAACGTGCCTTCGGCTCTGGTCGCCGGTGAGGAGATGGCGCGGCTGGGACTCTGGGCCGGCGAGCGGCCGAGCGCCCCATCGGTGCCGCCGGCACAGCCCGCACAGCCCGGCACGGGTCAGGCGGTGCTGGCCGGCTGGCGGCTGCTGCTCGACGAAGGACGCCTGCAGGACGGTGAACCGCACCTCGCCGGTACCGCCCGCGAACCCGTCACCCGGCTGTCGGCGGCCACCGCGGCCGAGATCGGCGTCGCAGACGACGATTTGGTGACCGTCCGCACGGAACGCGGGGAGATCACGTTGCCACTCTCGATCACCGACATGCCCGACGGCGTCGTGTGGCTGCCGCTGAACTCGCCGGGCTCGGCGGTCCACCGGCAGCTCGGCGTGACTCCTGGAACCGTCGTCTCGATCGGACGGACACAGCGATGA
- the nuoH gene encoding NADH-quinone oxidoreductase subunit NuoH encodes MTHPDPTLFGHDPWWLILIKAVAIFAFLMLSLLVAILMERKILGYMQMRPGPNRVGPWGLLQSLVDGVKLALKEGLIPAGVDKFIYLAAPVISVVPAFIAFSVIPMGGEVSIFGHRTALQLTDMPVAVLFVLAATSIGVYGIVLAGWASGSTYPLLGGLRSSAQVISYEIAMALSFAAVFIYAGTMSTSGIVAAQHGLWFIFPLLPSFVIYVTSMVGETNRAPFDLPEAEGELVGGFHTEYSSIKFAMFMLAEYVNMFTVSALATTLFLGGWHAPWPINMWDGANTGWWPLLWFTAKLWGFMFLFFWLRGTLPRMRYDQFMALGWKILIPVSLAWIVIVSSARSLRNHGVDQLVTALITVAAVVGLLLLVVLWRRLRGKEIRKVPEQVLDPSVFPIPPLPNKGTATQASTESSKAETPKEKSSKEKTHA; translated from the coding sequence ATGACCCATCCCGATCCGACACTCTTCGGCCACGATCCGTGGTGGCTGATTCTCATCAAGGCCGTTGCCATCTTCGCGTTCCTGATGCTGTCCCTGCTGGTGGCGATCCTGATGGAACGCAAGATCCTCGGCTACATGCAGATGCGTCCGGGCCCCAACCGCGTCGGCCCGTGGGGGCTGCTGCAGTCGCTGGTCGACGGCGTCAAGCTCGCCCTCAAGGAGGGACTGATCCCCGCCGGGGTGGACAAGTTCATCTACCTTGCGGCACCGGTCATCTCCGTGGTGCCCGCGTTCATCGCGTTCTCGGTGATCCCGATGGGCGGTGAGGTGTCGATATTCGGGCATCGCACCGCTCTGCAGCTCACCGACATGCCGGTGGCGGTGCTGTTCGTGCTGGCCGCCACATCCATCGGCGTGTACGGAATCGTGTTGGCCGGCTGGGCTTCCGGATCCACCTATCCACTCCTGGGCGGGCTGCGCTCGAGCGCCCAGGTGATCTCCTACGAGATCGCGATGGCGCTGTCGTTCGCGGCGGTCTTCATCTATGCGGGCACGATGTCGACGTCGGGCATCGTCGCCGCCCAGCACGGCCTGTGGTTCATCTTCCCGCTGCTGCCGTCGTTCGTCATCTACGTGACCTCCATGGTGGGCGAAACCAACCGCGCGCCTTTCGATCTGCCCGAGGCCGAGGGTGAACTCGTCGGCGGATTCCACACCGAGTACTCGTCGATCAAGTTCGCGATGTTCATGCTCGCCGAGTACGTCAACATGTTCACGGTGTCGGCGCTCGCGACAACCCTGTTCCTCGGTGGGTGGCACGCCCCATGGCCCATCAACATGTGGGACGGCGCCAACACCGGCTGGTGGCCGCTGCTGTGGTTCACGGCGAAGCTCTGGGGCTTCATGTTCCTGTTCTTCTGGCTGCGGGGAACCTTGCCCCGCATGCGCTACGACCAGTTCATGGCGCTGGGCTGGAAGATATTGATTCCGGTCTCGCTGGCCTGGATCGTGATCGTGTCGTCCGCGCGCAGCCTACGCAACCACGGCGTCGACCAGCTCGTCACGGCGCTGATCACCGTGGCCGCTGTGGTCGGTCTGCTCCTGCTAGTCGTGCTGTGGAGACGGTTGCGCGGCAAGGAGATTCGCAAAGTCCCCGAGCAGGTGCTCGACCCCAGCGTATTCCCGATACCGCCCCTGCCCAACAAGGGGACGGCTACCCAGGCTTCCACGGAGTCCTCGAAAGCGGAGACCCCGAAGGAGAAGTCTTCAAAGGAGAAGACACATGCCTAA
- the nuoI gene encoding NADH-quinone oxidoreductase subunit NuoI encodes MPKFLDAIAGFRVTFGTMFKKRLTEEYPEKPGPVAKRYHGRHQLNRYPDGLEKCIGCELCAWACPADAIYVEGADNTEDERYSPGERYGRVYQINYLRCIGCGLCIEACPTRALTMTNEYEMADDNRADLIWGKDKLLAPLKPGMLPPPHPMAPGSTDEDYYLGNIKPVTEDVT; translated from the coding sequence ATGCCTAAGTTCCTCGACGCGATCGCGGGTTTCCGGGTCACGTTCGGCACCATGTTCAAGAAGCGGCTCACCGAGGAGTACCCGGAGAAGCCGGGCCCGGTGGCCAAGCGCTATCACGGTCGGCACCAACTCAACCGCTACCCCGACGGGTTGGAGAAGTGCATCGGCTGCGAGCTGTGCGCGTGGGCCTGCCCCGCCGATGCCATCTACGTCGAGGGCGCAGACAACACGGAGGACGAACGGTACTCCCCCGGTGAGCGTTACGGCCGCGTCTACCAGATCAACTATCTGCGCTGCATCGGGTGCGGGCTGTGCATCGAGGCATGCCCGACGCGCGCGCTGACGATGACCAACGAATACGAGATGGCCGACGACAACCGCGCCGACCTGATCTGGGGCAAGGACAAACTCCTCGCCCCGCTGAAGCCCGGCATGCTTCCCCCGCCGCATCCGATGGCCCCGGGAAGCACTGACGAGGACTACTACCTCGGCAACATCAAGCCCGTCACCGAGGACGTCACGTGA
- a CDS encoding NADH-quinone oxidoreductase subunit J encodes MTVDLLASAAADVAGRTSTTEAVLFWVLGAVALAGAVGVVAARKAVYSAMFLATTMIVLAVFYIAQDALFLGVVQIVVYTGAVMMLFLFVLMLIGVDISESLVETIRGQRVAAIVVGLGFGILLIAGIGSVSVGGFVGLAQANAGGNVQGLAALIFTKYLWAFELTGALLITAALGAMVLAHRERFEHRKTQRELAQERFKKGGHPTTLPNPGVYARNNAVDMAARLPDGSPSELSVSALLQKRTVSQTNGGGKDE; translated from the coding sequence GTGACGGTGGACCTCCTCGCCTCAGCGGCCGCCGACGTAGCCGGTCGCACGTCAACGACTGAAGCGGTGTTGTTCTGGGTGCTGGGCGCCGTGGCGCTCGCAGGAGCCGTCGGTGTGGTCGCGGCGAGGAAAGCGGTGTACTCGGCGATGTTCCTCGCCACCACGATGATCGTGCTGGCGGTCTTCTACATCGCGCAGGACGCGCTGTTCCTCGGCGTCGTCCAGATCGTGGTCTACACCGGCGCCGTGATGATGCTGTTCCTGTTCGTGCTCATGCTCATCGGCGTCGACATCTCGGAGTCCCTGGTGGAAACCATTCGGGGACAACGCGTTGCGGCGATCGTGGTCGGCCTGGGATTCGGCATTCTGCTCATCGCCGGAATCGGCAGCGTCTCGGTCGGCGGCTTCGTCGGCCTGGCCCAGGCCAACGCCGGAGGCAACGTCCAGGGCCTGGCCGCGCTGATCTTCACCAAGTACCTGTGGGCGTTCGAGCTGACGGGTGCACTGCTGATCACCGCCGCCCTCGGCGCGATGGTGCTGGCGCACCGCGAACGCTTCGAACACCGTAAGACGCAGCGTGAACTCGCCCAGGAGCGGTTCAAGAAGGGCGGCCATCCGACGACGCTGCCCAATCCTGGTGTGTACGCACGCAACAACGCCGTCGACATGGCGGCTCGTCTTCCCGACGGATCGCCTTCCGAACTGTCGGTCAGTGCCCTACTGCAGAAACGAACCGTGAGTCAGACCAACGGCGGCGGAAAAGACGAATGA
- the nuoK gene encoding NADH-quinone oxidoreductase subunit NuoK: MNPDNYLYLSALLFTIGAAGVLLRRNAIIMFMCVELMLNACNLAFVTFSRMHGHLDGQMVAFFTMVVAACEVVVGLAIIMTIFRTRRSASVDDASLLKH; encoded by the coding sequence ATGAATCCCGACAACTACCTGTATCTATCTGCGTTGTTGTTCACCATTGGTGCGGCCGGAGTGTTGTTGCGGCGCAACGCGATCATCATGTTCATGTGTGTGGAGTTGATGCTCAATGCCTGCAACCTCGCGTTCGTGACGTTCTCGCGCATGCATGGGCATCTCGATGGTCAGATGGTGGCGTTCTTCACGATGGTCGTCGCCGCCTGCGAGGTGGTGGTCGGACTCGCCATCATCATGACGATCTTCCGTACCCGCCGCTCGGCCTCGGTCGACGACGCCAGCCTGCTGAAGCACTGA